The following are from one region of the Corylus avellana chromosome ca1, CavTom2PMs-1.0 genome:
- the LOC132167079 gene encoding uncharacterized protein LOC132167079, with protein sequence MLRHVWSLFARSGSLWVAWVKDYLLKRKSFWSVSIPQNCSWSWRKILKLREIAKRILKFKVGNGENIFLWQDSWHPSGILIEVFGHRAVYDAHSSLEAKLSSVILNGDWFWRPARSEALVEIQTRLHEIKFGPYDKPVWTVSRGGSYVSSETWDFFREKKVEVSWWKIVWFPNAIPKHAFILWLALQDRLLTGDRLMKWGYKGIICFLSFSYRIWKFCMHCCHENNSPIIWDEVLKLGISKWGTKTLKGLLCRLVLGSVIYNLWCTRNELKHSGHPISEEQILRKVLWEVRTRIAGKGKFSKNKENLGLAAQWNLPADLFL encoded by the exons ATGCTCAGACATGTTTGGAGTCTCTTTGCTCGATCTGGCTCTTTATGGGTAGCTTGGGTGAAAGATTATTTGTTGAAAAGAAAGAGTTTCTGGAGTGTGAGCATTCCTCAAAATTGTTCTTGGAGCTGGAGAAAGATCTTAAAGTTGAGGGAGATTGCTAAGagaattttgaagtttaaggtTGGCAATGGAGAGAACATTTTCCTCTGGCAGGATTCTTGGCATCCCTCTGGAATTTTAATTGAGGTCTTTGGGCATAGAGCTGTCTATGATGCTCATAGTAGTTTGGAGGCTAAGTTGTCTTCTGTCATTCTTAATGGTGACTGGTTTTGGAGACCAGCCAGGTCTGAGGCTCTAGTGGAGATTCAAACTAGGCTTCATGAGATAAAGTTTGGACCTTATGACAAACCTGTATGGACTGTTTCTAGGGGAGGTTCATATGTTAGCTCAGAAACTTGggatttttttagagaaaagaaGGTAGAGGTTAGTTGGTGGAAGATAGTGTGGTTTCCAAATGCTATCCCTAagcatgctttcattttatGGCTTGCTTTACAGGACAGGCTTCTCACTGGGGATCGGTTGATGAAATGGGGATATAAAG ggatcatttgttttttgagcTTCAGTTACAGAATATGGAAGTTCTGTATGCATTGTTGCCATGAAAACAATTCTCCTATTATCTGGGATGAGGTTCTGAAGTTAGGAATCAGCAAATGGGGAACTAAAACTCTTAAAGGTCTCCTCTGCCGCCTTGTGCTAGGATCTGTTATTTACAATTTGTGGTGCACtagaaatgaattaaaacactCTGGTCATCCTATTTCTGAGGAACAGATTTTGAGGAAAGTTCTTTGGGAAGTGAGAACAAGAATTGCAGGGAAGGGCaagttttctaaaaacaaagagaatttgggtttagctgctcagtGGAATTTACCTGCAGATTTATTCTTGTAA
- the LOC132182146 gene encoding rust resistance kinase Lr10-like, protein MNICFQTIISYLFLFVAFIIDLGEGQSGCDDQLRCGDHGLAIRFPFRLSSQPEQCGYPGFTLSCIDRKHTLLELPNSMKFFVNKIDYRSQVIQLYDPDNCYARQLRGLNLSSSPFQFKVDSFYNELLDYALFNCSSRDIKNAYTFSCLSGPAYQVYAFNNYSVIRTVLISCTKIYTLRSIPGGIIWNHDKFLQLNWSTPACRGCEAKGKRCLKNNKSEIECGPKINKGALSKSEITGVIMGSFLLLLALFALYRFYTHDKVEKKHQANIEKFLEDYRNFRPTRYSYADIKKITNQFTEKLGEGSYGIVFKGKLSNEIYVAVKILNTSKGNGEEFINEVGIMGRIHHINVVRLVGFCADGFRRALVYEFLPNDSLEKLISSSATKNSILNWDKLQDIALGIAKGIEYLHQGCDQRILHFDIKPHNVLLDQNFNPKISDFGLAKLCSKEQSAVSMTTARGTVGYIAPEVFSRNFGNVSSKADVYSFGILLLEIVGGRKNVDVIVDNSSQVYFPEWIYNLLEEKEDIRIFVEDDGDAKIAKKLAIVGLWCIQWHPADRPSMKDVVQMLEGEGDNLTMPPNPFASAGPVKINANIATKRLHHELEVISELE, encoded by the exons ATGAATATTTGCTTCCAAACGATTATCTCATACTTGTTCTTGTTTGTGGCTTTCATCATAGACCTTGGAGAAGGCCAAAGTGGGTGCGATGATCAATTACGGTGCGGAGACCATGGCCTAGCCATTCGATTTCCTTTTCGGCTTAGCAGCCAGCCAGAGCAGTGTGGGTATCCTGGGTTTACTCTCTCTTGCATTGATAGAAAACATACGCTGCTCGAGCTGCCTAATTCAATGAAGTTTTTTGTCAATAAGATTGACTACAGATCTCAAGTAATTCAATTATATGATCCAGATAATTGCTATGCAAGGCAGCTTCGAGGGCTCAATTTATCTTCCTCGCCTTTCCAATTCAAAGTAGATTCCTTTTATAATGAACTTCTTGACTATGCCTTATTCAATTGTTCCTCAAGAGATATAAAAAATGCCTATACTTTCTCTTGTCTTAGTGGCCCTGCCTACCAAGTTTATGCCTTCAATAATTATAGTGTCATCAGGACGGTCCTCATATCTTGTACAAAGATATATACTCTTCGATCGATTCCAGGTGGTATAATATGGAATCATGATAAATTTCTTCAATTGAATTGGTCCACTCCAGCATGCAGAGGCTGTGAAGCGAAAGGCAAGAGATGTTTGAAGAACAATAAGTCAGAAATTGAGTGCGGCCCCAAAATTAATAAAG gtGCATTATCAAAGTCGGAGATTACTG GTGTCATCATGGGTTCATTTCTATTACTACTAGCTCTTTTTGCTCTTTACCGTTTTTATACTCACGACAAAGTAGAAAAAAAGCATCAAGCAAATATTGAAAAGTTTTTGGAGGATTACAGAAATTTCAGACCCACGAGATACTCGTATGCCGATATAAAAAAGATTACAAATCAATTTACTGAGAAGTTGGGCGAAGGATCATATGGAATAGTATTCAAAGGAAAGCTTTCCAATGAAATTTATGTTGCAGTGAAGATCCTCAACACTTCCAAgggaaatggagaagaattcaTAAATGAAGTAGGTATAATGGGCAGGATCCATCACATTAACGTGGTTCGCTTAGTTGGCTTTTGCGCTGATGGATTTAGACGAGCGTTAGTTTATGAGTTCTTACCAAATGATTCACTAGAGAAGCTAATATCTTCGTCGGCCACTAAGAACTCTATCCTTAATTGGGATAAGCTGCAAGATATTGCTCTTGGTATAGCGAAAGGAATTGAATATCTTCACCAAGGATGCGACCAACGAATCcttcattttgatatcaaacCTCACAATGTTTTGCTAGACCAGAACTTCAATCCAAAAATATCTGATTTTGGACTCGCCAAGTTGTGTTCAAAGGAGCAAAGTGCAGTGTCCATGACCACAGCCAGGGGGACTGTGGGTTACATTGCACCCGAAGTattctctagaaattttggaAATGTGTCTTCTAAAgcagatgtttatagttttggaatATTGTTACTTGAAATAGTTGGAGGGAGGAAAAATGTTGATGTTATAGTTGATAACTCCAGCCAAGTCTACTTTCCAGAATGGATCTATAATCtcttagaagaaaaagaagacatACGAATCTTTGTTGAGGATGATGGAGATGctaaaattgcaaagaagcTAGCAATTGTAGGACTCTGGTGCATCCAATGGCACCCAGCAGATCGTCCTTCCATGAAAGATGTAGTTCAAATGTTGGAAGGAGAAGGAGATAACTTAACCATGCCTCCCAATCCCTTTGCTTCTGCAGGCCCAGTAAAAATTAATGCAAATATAGCTACAAAACGTCTACACCATGAGTTGGAGGTCATCTCGGAATTAGAATAA
- the LOC132167093 gene encoding uncharacterized protein LOC132167093, with translation MARGILFPAGLTVLTIVVLVHQICSAEDCPPSTCGSIRNISYPFRLEGDPENCGDSRYALSCENNQTVLNLYDGKYYVRQINYNNYTIRVVDPGILTANDSFIARYPLGYDNFSSGDPYDVSHQNIPSSVVFLKCEKPVKSPWYFDISCLKNGVYSSDSSLSHSKKYTYFLFSSYTGVVEDLCQVAQVSLSPWPWSANDDLRNNISCTAVRNELLFGFQLFWYQVYCESRCGRNDYCYLNAENNVTCNGNGA, from the coding sequence atggcAAGAGGAATTCTCTTCCCTGCTGGACTCACCGTCCTAACTATTGTTGTCCTAGTCCATCAAATTTGCAGTGCTGAGGACTGTCCTCCTTCGACCTGCGGCAGTATCCGTAACATAAGCTATCCGTTTCGGTTAGAAGGCGATCCAGAAAACTGCGGCGATTCAAGATATGCTCTGTCATGCGAGAACAACCAGACAGTGTTGAACTTATATGATGGAAAATACTACGTACGGCAAATCAATTACAATAACTACACAATCCGAGTTGTAGACCCAGGTATTCTAACCGCTAACGACTCCTTCATTGCCCGTTATCCTCTAGGCTACGATAATTTCAGTTCTGGGGATCCATATGATGTATCTCATCAAAACATACCAAGCTCTGTGGTTTTCTTGAAGTGTGAAAAGCCAGTGAAATCTCCGTGGTATTTCGACATTAGTTGCCTTAAGAATGGAGTGTATTCTTCCGACTCTTCTTTATCCCATTCCAAGAAGTACACATATTTTCTATTTAGCAGCTATACAGGGGTTGTGGAGGACTTGTGCCAAGTAGCTCAAGTTTCTTTGTCACCGTGGCCGTGGTCAGCAAATGATGacttaagaaataatatttccTGTACAGCCGTCCGCAATGAATTGCTATTTGGTTTTCAACTTTTCTGGTACCAAGTTTACTGTGAAAGCAGGTGCGGCAGAAATGACTATTGCTACCTCAATGCGGAAAATAATGTTACTTGCAATGGAAATGGTGCGTAA